The Peromyscus maniculatus bairdii isolate BWxNUB_F1_BW_parent chromosome 6, HU_Pman_BW_mat_3.1, whole genome shotgun sequence genome has a segment encoding these proteins:
- the LOC102906602 gene encoding uncharacterized protein LOC102906602 isoform X2: protein MTAVTYDDVHIDFTWEEWTLLDSSQKNLYKDVMLEIYRNLTAIGYSWEDHNIEEHCESSGRNGSIFTGSKNVILERNPVNIFNVQKLFHNTVIFKCMKEHFLGRNPTNVIIVIKTLHMPLVSNCMKEHILERNPTNVISVIKTFHDTVISKYIKEHILERKPTNVINVI, encoded by the exons ATG ACTGCAGTGACCTATGATGATGTGCATATCGACTTCACTTGGGAGGAGTGGACTTTGCTGGATtcttcccagaagaatctctacaaagatgtgatgctggagatctACAGAAACCTCACTGCTATAG GCTACAGTTGGGAAGATcataatattgaagaacattgtgaaagttctggaagaaatggaag TATCTTTACAGGTTCAAAAAatgtcatactggagagaaaccctgtgaatATATTCAATGTGCAAAAGCTTTTTCACaacacagtcatcttcaaatgcatgaaagaacattttctggggagaaaccctacaaatgtaatcattGTGATAAAGACTTTGCATATGCCACTAGTCTCCAactgcatgaaagaacacatactggagagaaaccctacaaatgtaatcagtGTGATAAAGACTTTTCACGACACAGTgatctccaaatacataaaagaacacattctggagagaaagcccacaaatgtaatcaatgtgatataG
- the LOC102906602 gene encoding uncharacterized protein LOC102906602 isoform X1, with amino-acid sequence MTAVTYDDVHIDFTWEEWTLLDSSQKNLYKDVMLEIYRNLTAIGYSWEDHNIEEHCESSGRNGRFKKCHTGEKPCEYIQCAKAFSQHSHLQMHERTFSGEKPYKCNHCDKDFAYATSLQLHERTHTGEKPYKCNQCDKDFSRHSDLQIHKRTHSGEKAHKCNQCDIAFASHSQLQIHERTHTGEKPYTCNQCDKGFSQYGNLQIHERTHSGEKPYECNQCGKAFTSASSLRTHERTHTGEKPYKCNRCDKSFSQHCHLQTHGRTHTGEKPYKCNQCDKDFSRRSQLQIHERTHTGEKPYKCNHCDKDFAYATSLQLHERTHTGEKPYKCNQCDKDFSRHSDLQIHKRTHTGEKPYKCNQCDKAFSGHSNLQIHKRIHSGEKPYKCNQCGKAFVCTTDLRRHESIHSGEKPYKCNQCDKGFSQHNAFQIHKRRHSGEKLYKCNQCDKDFSRHSYLQIHERTHTGEKPYKCNQCDKAFSEHNALQIHKRTHTGEKPYKCNQCDKAFAWTTSLQIHKRAHTGEKPYKCSQCNKAFSQHINLQRHERIHSGEKPYECNQCGKAFASASSLQRHKRIHTGEKPYECNHCGKAFACANNLRVHERTHAGA; translated from the exons ATG ACTGCAGTGACCTATGATGATGTGCATATCGACTTCACTTGGGAGGAGTGGACTTTGCTGGATtcttcccagaagaatctctacaaagatgtgatgctggagatctACAGAAACCTCACTGCTATAG GCTACAGTTGGGAAGATcataatattgaagaacattgtgaaagttctggaagaaatggaag GTTCAAAAAatgtcatactggagagaaaccctgtgaatATATTCAATGTGCAAAAGCTTTTTCACaacacagtcatcttcaaatgcatgaaagaacattttctggggagaaaccctacaaatgtaatcattGTGATAAAGACTTTGCATATGCCACTAGTCTCCAactgcatgaaagaacacatactggagagaaaccctacaaatgtaatcagtGTGATAAAGACTTTTCACGACACAGTgatctccaaatacataaaagaacacattctggagagaaagcccacaaatgtaatcaatgtgatataGCCTTTGCAAGTCACAGTCAActccaaatacatgaaagaacacatactggagagaaaccctacacatgtaatcaatgtgataaaggtTTTTCACAATATGGTAATCTTCAAATTcatgaaagaacacattctggagagaaaccctatgaatgtaatcaatgtggtaaagcttttaCAAGTGCCAGTAGTCTCCGAacacatgaaagaacacatactggagagaaaccctacaaatgtaatcggTGTGATAAATCCTTTTCACAACACTGTCATCTCCAAACACAtggaagaacacatactggagagaaaccctacaaatgtaatcaatgtgataaagacTTTTCACGACGCAGTCAActtcaaatacatgaaagaacacatactggagagaaaccctacaaatgtaatcattGTGATAAAGACTTTGCATATGCCACTAGTCTCCAgctacatgaaagaacacatactggagagaaaccctacaaatgtaatcaatgtgataaagacTTTTCACGACACAGTgatctccaaatacataaaagaacacatactggagagaaaccctacaaatgtaatcaatgtgataaagccttttctGGACACAGTAATCTTCAGATTCATAAAAGAatacattctggagagaaaccctataaatgtaatcaatgtggtaaagcctttgtatgtACCACTGATCTCCGAAGACATGAAAGTatacattctggagagaaaccctacaaatgtaatcaatgtgataaaggcTTTTCACAACACAATGCTttccaaattcataaaagaagacattctggagagaaactctaCAAATGTAACCAATGCGATAAAGACTTTTCACGACATAGTTATCTACAAATACACGAAAGaacccatactggagagaaaccctacaaatgtaatcaatgtgataaagccttttcagAACACAATgctctccaaatacataaaagaacacatactggagagaaaccctacaaatgtaatcaatgtgataaagcctttgcatggACCACtagtctccaaatacataaaagagcacatactggagagaaaccctacaaatgtagtCAATGTAATAAAGCTTTTTCACAACATATTAATCTTCAAAGGCACGAAAGAatacattctggagagaaaccatatgaatgcaatcaatgtggtaaagcctttgcaagtGCCAGTAGTCTCCaaagacataaaagaatacatactggagagaaaccctatgaatgtaatcattgtggtaaagcctttgcatgtgcCAATAATCTCAGagtacatgaaagaacacatgctGGAGCATAA